The Gracilimonas sp. genome contains a region encoding:
- a CDS encoding acyl-CoA dehydrogenase family protein, whose product MDTVLDREMSFELTDDQKMIRDSVKEFVERNVAPTVMERDNSKEFPHEIVKELGELGMLGIYHEEQYGGGGFDVVSFCLVLEEIARWDASLALTVASHTSLGTGHIALAGNHEQKLKYMPELTSGKKLAAWCLTEPGSGSDASGMKTTAIKKGDKYILNGTKIFITQGSVGDTYVVLAKTDPNEGTKGISAFIVEREWDGVKPGPGMHKLGMNSSDTTEVVFENVEVPAENLLGEEGQGFVDTMKVLDGGRVGIAALSVGIARGALEESLKYSMERKQFGSAIGNFQYIEGKMVDMATEIDAARLLVLRAAWLKDNGKRYTTEASMAKLFASELSVRAALDAIQIHGGYGYTKEYHVERFLRDSKLMTIGEGTSEVQRLIIARELKKGLV is encoded by the coding sequence ATGGACACTGTTTTAGACCGAGAGATGTCATTTGAGCTTACCGATGATCAAAAAATGATTCGCGACAGCGTTAAGGAATTTGTAGAGCGCAATGTTGCCCCAACGGTGATGGAGAGAGATAACAGCAAAGAATTTCCCCATGAAATTGTAAAAGAACTGGGTGAATTGGGGATGCTGGGAATATATCATGAAGAACAATATGGCGGTGGCGGCTTTGATGTGGTCAGCTTTTGTCTGGTGCTGGAAGAAATAGCCCGGTGGGATGCTTCCCTGGCGCTGACGGTGGCTTCCCATACTTCCCTGGGAACCGGACACATTGCCCTGGCAGGAAATCACGAACAGAAACTGAAGTATATGCCGGAACTTACTTCCGGAAAAAAATTGGCAGCCTGGTGTTTAACGGAACCCGGTTCAGGCAGTGATGCTTCGGGAATGAAGACAACAGCGATAAAGAAAGGAGATAAATACATCCTTAACGGCACCAAGATTTTTATCACCCAGGGTTCTGTAGGTGATACCTATGTGGTTCTTGCCAAAACCGATCCAAATGAAGGAACGAAAGGTATTTCTGCATTTATCGTAGAGCGGGAGTGGGACGGAGTAAAACCGGGACCGGGGATGCACAAGCTTGGAATGAATTCATCGGATACCACCGAAGTTGTTTTTGAGAATGTGGAGGTACCCGCAGAAAATTTATTAGGTGAAGAAGGACAGGGATTTGTGGATACCATGAAAGTATTGGACGGCGGACGTGTAGGGATTGCCGCATTATCCGTCGGGATTGCACGCGGTGCCCTGGAAGAATCGCTGAAGTATTCCATGGAGAGAAAACAATTTGGCTCTGCCATCGGAAATTTCCAGTATATAGAAGGGAAGATGGTGGATATGGCTACTGAAATTGATGCCGCCCGGCTGCTGGTATTAAGAGCGGCCTGGCTCAAAGACAATGGTAAACGTTATACCACCGAAGCTTCCATGGCCAAGCTTTTTGCCTCCGAACTCTCGGTTCGTGCTGCGCTGGATGCCATCCAAATTCACGGCGGGTACGGATATACCAAAGAATACCATGTAGAACGTTTCCTCAGAGATTCCAAGCTGATGACCATCGGCGAGGGAACCTCTGAAGTGCAGCGATTGATTATTGCACGCGAGCTTAAAAAAGGTCTTGTATAA
- a CDS encoding peptidylprolyl isomerase — translation MYRLIALCTVFLMIISCARESAYSELLTEDYPELYTYVFERNADSLLAFTDHSNEYIRNQAWRGLISTPVESMDEFITRVQYADSEVAWVALSHQELTDEQLSRLQDLWEIRPSLRNGISLVLGRQGNQASLNFLVQNFETIMDSDYEYETALAISRLSIEHELNESNQKVLLRYAAILDDPELFRAYFYGLYRSNQALAGDDMRQTLWETYEWTQRPEIKQYAAKILFNTDAEWFFARLPIGDASQMNVQLAIELAQHTGKLNWSEKLENLYRRLLNHSNPAVNEVALSQIKNHPGKVAAFDEVIISEVVENEEKEASVRLSGILALSEVSGYLSLADTLAEESEYLLIKKLNIYQKGLAAEEYLETLEEYAVSENRMEGTFAVQALSGWWTNLSEARKSTSFRTRIRTLVFELLEQKDRSITYTTLNFLTASGLVEENDFERLEELLSDYRLPEDVEVFQAYGSLLKEHFEDRAAPVIDALVQKGNAALNSALHGQGWEIPDEEGKPQTFRTPNWQRLAELEYEPIWVLETEKGTIKIAMNVLIAPATIAGMDSLTQAGAYDGVAFHRVVPNFVIQGGDVESGLGTGGPGYVVPTEGSEKDYKRGMVGIASAGTDTEGSQYFIMHQWKPHLNGDYTIVGEVTEGMEVVDRILEGDKVTKAYWQQREE, via the coding sequence ATGTACAGGCTGATAGCCCTGTGTACGGTGTTTTTAATGATCATATCCTGTGCCCGGGAAAGTGCCTATTCGGAACTGCTGACTGAGGATTACCCGGAGTTGTACACCTATGTTTTTGAGAGAAATGCGGATTCATTGTTAGCATTTACGGATCATTCCAATGAATATATCCGAAATCAAGCCTGGCGTGGGTTGATAAGCACCCCGGTTGAAAGTATGGACGAATTTATAACCAGGGTGCAATACGCTGATTCAGAGGTAGCCTGGGTGGCGTTAAGTCATCAGGAGCTTACCGATGAGCAATTAAGCCGGCTGCAGGATTTATGGGAAATCCGCCCTTCTCTTCGAAATGGAATCAGTTTGGTTTTGGGGCGGCAGGGAAATCAGGCTTCATTAAATTTTTTGGTACAGAATTTTGAAACCATCATGGATTCCGATTATGAATACGAAACAGCGTTAGCTATTAGCCGGTTATCCATTGAACATGAACTGAATGAATCGAACCAAAAGGTTCTACTGCGGTATGCTGCAATACTTGATGATCCTGAATTATTCCGCGCCTATTTTTATGGTCTCTATAGAAGTAATCAAGCCCTGGCTGGCGATGATATGCGTCAAACGCTTTGGGAGACTTATGAGTGGACACAAAGGCCCGAAATAAAACAATATGCGGCAAAGATTCTGTTTAATACCGATGCCGAATGGTTCTTTGCGCGCCTGCCGATTGGGGACGCCTCACAAATGAATGTGCAATTGGCCATTGAACTGGCTCAGCATACCGGAAAGTTGAATTGGAGTGAGAAACTGGAGAATTTATATCGCCGGCTGCTAAATCATTCCAATCCCGCAGTAAATGAGGTGGCACTCAGCCAGATCAAAAATCATCCCGGAAAAGTTGCTGCTTTTGATGAGGTCATAATTTCGGAAGTGGTGGAGAATGAAGAGAAAGAAGCATCGGTTCGGCTATCAGGTATTTTGGCTTTGAGCGAGGTATCGGGATATCTGAGTTTAGCGGACACCCTTGCTGAGGAAAGCGAATACTTATTGATTAAGAAATTGAATATCTATCAAAAGGGATTGGCCGCTGAAGAGTATTTGGAGACGCTGGAAGAATATGCGGTGAGTGAAAACAGGATGGAAGGTACATTTGCTGTGCAGGCGTTGTCCGGATGGTGGACGAATTTGAGTGAGGCCCGTAAAAGCACCTCGTTCAGAACAAGAATCAGGACCCTGGTGTTTGAACTTCTGGAGCAGAAAGACCGGAGTATCACCTATACCACTCTCAATTTTTTAACCGCTTCAGGTCTGGTTGAGGAAAATGATTTTGAACGGCTTGAAGAACTTTTGTCTGATTACCGGCTGCCGGAAGATGTAGAGGTTTTTCAGGCGTATGGAAGTTTGTTGAAAGAGCATTTTGAAGATCGCGCCGCCCCTGTTATTGATGCATTAGTGCAGAAAGGGAATGCAGCCCTTAATAGTGCGCTTCACGGGCAGGGCTGGGAGATTCCGGATGAAGAAGGGAAACCTCAAACGTTCCGTACCCCAAACTGGCAACGGCTTGCGGAACTGGAATACGAACCGATTTGGGTGCTCGAAACAGAAAAAGGAACCATTAAAATTGCAATGAATGTATTGATTGCCCCGGCAACCATTGCCGGAATGGACAGCCTGACTCAAGCCGGCGCTTACGATGGAGTAGCCTTTCACCGGGTGGTGCCAAACTTTGTAATTCAGGGCGGGGATGTGGAGTCCGGCCTTGGCACGGGCGGTCCCGGATATGTGGTGCCGACGGAGGGCTCCGAAAAAGATTATAAGCGAGGCATGGTAGGGATAGCCAGCGCGGGTACGGATACCGAAGGAAGCCAATATTTTATTATGCACCAGTGGAAACCCCATCTGAATGGAGACTATACCATCGTGGGTGAAGTAACGGAGGGAATGGAGGTGGTGGACCGAATCCTGGAAGGCGATAAAGTTACCAAGGCATACTGGCAGCAAAGAGAAGAATAG
- the lexA gene encoding transcriptional repressor LexA — protein MDNAHLTRKQHEFFNFIVDYKKEHEVWPTYREIADHFGYASPNSVTQNIQALLKKGYLVKRDDEEYDLPPEKKSLLGETEAQEGIPIRGLIAAGSLQEAVEANLGSITMDTLFPDLDDLFALRVTGFSMKDVGIYDGDFVLLMDTDVKNGDIGAVLYDGETSLKKIYWDDNGLRLEPANPEYDDIFIEPDVFEEVRIIGKYIGHVNRQGFQRAVPKVA, from the coding sequence ATGGATAATGCACATTTAACGCGCAAACAGCACGAGTTTTTCAACTTCATTGTCGATTATAAAAAAGAACATGAAGTTTGGCCGACGTATAGAGAAATAGCCGATCATTTTGGGTATGCATCGCCCAACAGCGTCACCCAAAATATACAGGCGTTGCTTAAGAAAGGCTATCTGGTAAAACGGGATGATGAAGAATATGATTTACCGCCTGAAAAGAAAAGCTTACTGGGTGAGACGGAAGCTCAGGAAGGCATCCCGATTCGCGGATTGATTGCGGCCGGTTCTCTGCAGGAAGCCGTTGAAGCCAATTTGGGCAGTATTACCATGGATACCCTGTTCCCGGACCTGGATGATTTGTTTGCACTGCGGGTGACGGGATTCAGCATGAAAGATGTGGGCATCTATGACGGTGATTTTGTGCTGCTGATGGATACTGATGTAAAAAATGGAGATATCGGAGCAGTATTATATGACGGAGAAACCAGTCTTAAGAAAATTTACTGGGATGACAATGGTTTGCGTCTTGAGCCTGCCAATCCCGAGTATGACGATATTTTTATTGAGCCGGATGTATTTGAAGAGGTGCGCATCATTGGCAAATATATCGGCCATGTAAACCGTCAGGGCTTCCAGCGCGCGGTTCCAAAAGTGGCGTAG
- the rplU gene encoding 50S ribosomal protein L21 yields MYAIVEIGGHQYKVAENDVLFVDKQNADGEKLTFDKVLLIKDDNGNVNVGTPVVEGAEVSATILDTVKADKVLVFKKKRRKGYQKLNGHRQVMSQIQIESISASGATSSKKKSKSSKKDEAPAKKAEAKKAAPKKEKEESVDLSSMTVAELKELAKERGLTGYSSLRKAELIEALEK; encoded by the coding sequence ATGTACGCTATAGTTGAAATCGGCGGACACCAATATAAAGTAGCAGAAAACGACGTGCTGTTTGTTGACAAGCAAAACGCCGACGGTGAAAAGCTTACATTTGATAAAGTGTTGCTGATAAAAGATGATAACGGAAATGTAAATGTTGGGACTCCGGTTGTTGAAGGAGCAGAAGTTTCCGCCACTATTTTGGATACTGTTAAAGCTGATAAAGTATTAGTGTTCAAGAAAAAACGTCGTAAAGGATATCAGAAGCTTAACGGCCACCGACAGGTAATGTCTCAAATTCAAATTGAGAGCATCTCCGCTTCCGGTGCCACTTCGTCCAAAAAGAAATCAAAATCATCCAAAAAAGATGAAGCTCCGGCTAAGAAGGCTGAAGCCAAGAAAGCAGCTCCTAAAAAAGAAAAAGAAGAGTCTGTTGATTTAAGTTCAATGACAGTTGCTGAGCTTAAAGAATTGGCAAAAGAAAGAGGCCTTACCGGTTACTCCAGCTTGAGAAAAGCTGAATTAATTGAAGCTTTAGAAAAATAA
- the rpmA gene encoding 50S ribosomal protein L27 — translation MAHKKGQGSTRNGRDSNSKRLGVKKFGGEYVRAGGIIIRQRGTKFHPGENVKRGGDDTLFATADGTVNFAVRSGGRKHVNVDPVN, via the coding sequence ATGGCACATAAGAAAGGTCAAGGTTCTACCAGAAACGGTCGTGATTCCAACTCCAAAAGACTTGGCGTAAAAAAATTCGGCGGCGAATATGTTCGCGCCGGTGGTATTATTATTCGTCAGCGCGGCACTAAATTTCACCCCGGTGAAAACGTGAAACGCGGCGGAGACGATACACTATTTGCTACTGCTGACGGAACTGTAAATTTTGCAGTACGCTCAGGCGGCCGTAAGCACGTAAATGTAGATCCTGTAAACTGA
- a CDS encoding fumarylacetoacetate hydrolase family protein, which produces MQNPEIPGLDLPVRNIYCIGRNYAQHAKEMGSPIPKMPLVFLKPLGTICYNNASISLPVQSNDIHFEAEIVVAISKSGKNISHGSAMDYIAGYGVGIDFTARDIQQLAKKQGHPWSVAKGFDDFAPISEFLPPSEIEDPDNMDIKLFQNGFVKQHGNSSEMIFPIPNLITFLSQIYTLHPGDLIFTGTPEGVGQVSSGDKLEVLLNNGKQSLTVNIG; this is translated from the coding sequence ATGCAAAATCCTGAAATCCCCGGCCTCGACCTACCCGTACGCAATATCTATTGTATCGGACGAAATTACGCTCAGCATGCAAAAGAAATGGGAAGCCCCATTCCTAAAATGCCCTTGGTATTTTTAAAACCCCTGGGTACCATTTGTTATAATAATGCGTCCATCTCACTTCCTGTACAAAGTAACGATATCCATTTCGAGGCTGAGATTGTTGTTGCCATTTCAAAATCAGGTAAAAATATCTCGCACGGCTCAGCCATGGATTATATTGCCGGATATGGAGTAGGAATTGATTTTACGGCTCGTGATATCCAGCAATTAGCCAAGAAACAAGGCCACCCATGGTCTGTTGCAAAAGGATTTGATGACTTTGCCCCAATCAGCGAGTTCCTCCCTCCTTCTGAAATTGAAGATCCGGATAATATGGATATCAAACTTTTTCAAAATGGCTTTGTAAAACAGCATGGAAATTCTTCTGAAATGATTTTCCCAATACCCAACTTAATTACTTTTCTTTCCCAGATTTATACTCTCCACCCCGGCGACCTCATTTTTACCGGCACCCCGGAAGGCGTGGGCCAGGTAAGTTCAGGAGATAAACTGGAAGTCCTCCTTAACAACGGGAAGCAATCTTTAACTGTGAATATCGGGTAA
- a CDS encoding M23 family metallopeptidase, translated as MHSQHYLWPTDSGQYLSSTFGETREAHFHAGLDIKTWGREGYRVFASRDGVLYRLLVTERGYGKAIYLKHPDGTFTVYAHLQRFNDEFQALADSIRLKDFSFEMDAQLDTLGIFVEQGDVIGYTGSTGIGPPHLHFEVRDSLQNPVNALTTNLRVKDDIPPVFSSLIVEPLSKNSRIEQHPVSHNRRPEVKNGIYDFGEVKVSGKAGLAVNVYDQANDVYNAYAVHTLALIHQSDTLFYEELNSFPFDESGEMFLDRIAPFGSTRRGHQRLYGKDGNQNPFYLIDKPGARIHASDSTRTYTIVAADYFGNTSTARITITPDPETPFTFNLPSILPALENWYWHEDWVSPDLNNTFSLNEGLGGFHWKETQQIFLRGSLPPINFARIFPEYAQKVHTPDRRLSVKFNANSFFDTLSVAVSYALDDEILLSIQPQMLAVKSEFRIEFFLGDYFEEGNRYRLFRVSPSDGELSYVDSELRGQTVHGYPSEPGNFIIKADNEPPQMSDFKVYKTDYGKWLATVHIEDELSGVKASSAEFIINGEQGIAEYDYEEELLIYYHPQFMPEEVNTVIISVEDKAGNHTLFSVKHTVPDF; from the coding sequence GTGCATTCACAACATTACTTATGGCCGACCGACTCAGGACAATACCTGAGTTCTACTTTTGGAGAAACCCGGGAGGCCCATTTCCACGCCGGACTTGATATCAAGACCTGGGGACGGGAAGGTTATCGTGTTTTTGCTTCCAGGGATGGCGTTCTTTATCGGTTACTGGTAACCGAGCGGGGCTATGGAAAAGCCATTTACTTAAAACATCCTGATGGCACCTTCACCGTTTACGCTCATCTTCAGCGGTTTAATGACGAATTTCAGGCTTTGGCAGATTCCATTCGCTTAAAAGATTTTTCATTCGAGATGGACGCCCAGCTCGATACCCTCGGTATTTTCGTAGAACAGGGAGATGTGATTGGATACACCGGCTCCACCGGTATTGGCCCTCCCCACTTACATTTTGAGGTTCGGGATTCTTTGCAAAATCCGGTCAATGCCCTTACTACCAATCTAAGGGTCAAAGATGACATCCCTCCTGTTTTTTCTTCTTTAATTGTAGAACCGTTGTCAAAAAATAGCCGCATAGAACAACACCCCGTTTCCCACAATCGCCGCCCGGAGGTCAAAAACGGCATATATGATTTTGGCGAAGTTAAAGTATCCGGCAAGGCCGGGCTGGCTGTCAACGTCTACGATCAGGCAAATGATGTGTACAATGCATATGCCGTTCACACACTTGCTCTCATACATCAATCCGACACTTTATTTTACGAAGAGCTTAATTCATTCCCTTTTGATGAATCCGGTGAGATGTTTCTGGATAGAATTGCTCCTTTTGGGTCCACCCGCCGGGGACATCAGCGCCTATATGGTAAAGACGGAAACCAAAACCCGTTCTATCTCATCGACAAACCCGGGGCACGAATCCACGCATCAGACTCAACCCGGACCTATACCATTGTTGCCGCTGATTACTTTGGCAATACCTCCACGGCCCGGATAACAATCACACCCGACCCGGAGACGCCCTTTACTTTTAATCTGCCGTCCATATTGCCGGCTCTTGAAAACTGGTATTGGCATGAAGACTGGGTTTCCCCGGATCTCAACAATACATTCAGCTTGAACGAAGGTCTTGGTGGGTTTCACTGGAAAGAAACTCAGCAAATTTTTCTTCGGGGTTCACTGCCCCCCATAAATTTCGCCCGTATTTTCCCCGAATACGCTCAAAAAGTTCATACCCCGGACCGTCGTTTATCCGTTAAATTCAACGCGAATTCATTTTTTGACACACTGAGTGTGGCCGTTTCTTATGCACTCGATGATGAAATATTACTTTCCATTCAGCCACAAATGCTCGCTGTAAAGTCTGAATTCAGGATTGAGTTCTTCCTTGGGGATTATTTTGAGGAAGGAAACCGTTATCGCCTTTTTCGAGTATCCCCTTCTGATGGCGAATTATCTTACGTAGATTCTGAGCTCAGGGGTCAAACCGTACATGGCTATCCTTCAGAGCCGGGAAATTTTATCATTAAAGCGGATAATGAGCCCCCGCAAATGTCTGATTTCAAAGTATATAAAACCGATTATGGAAAGTGGCTGGCAACTGTTCATATTGAAGATGAACTTAGCGGAGTTAAAGCCTCTTCGGCTGAATTTATCATAAATGGCGAACAAGGAATTGCCGAGTATGATTATGAAGAAGAGTTACTCATCTATTATCATCCTCAATTCATGCCTGAAGAAGTAAATACTGTCATAATCAGCGTTGAAGATAAAGCCGGGAACCATACCTTATTCTCTGTAAAACATACAGTACCCGACTTTTGA
- a CDS encoding RidA family protein has translation MKKIHSTDKAPAAIGPYSQATSHNGTLYCSGQIPLDPETMEIVGNNAAEQAGQVMKNLEAVLKEAGIGFSNVLKCTIFLADMDDFGAVNEVYGARFESDPPARETVAVKTLPKNVLVEISCIAYL, from the coding sequence ATGAAAAAAATACATTCAACAGATAAAGCACCGGCTGCAATAGGCCCATATAGTCAAGCAACCTCACATAATGGCACACTTTATTGTTCCGGCCAAATTCCATTAGATCCGGAAACCATGGAAATAGTAGGAAATAATGCCGCCGAACAGGCCGGGCAGGTGATGAAAAATTTAGAGGCTGTTCTAAAAGAAGCGGGTATTGGCTTCTCAAATGTGCTAAAATGCACCATCTTTTTAGCGGATATGGATGATTTCGGAGCCGTTAATGAAGTGTATGGAGCACGCTTTGAAAGCGATCCGCCGGCACGGGAAACGGTAGCGGTAAAAACTTTGCCGAAGAACGTACTGGTAGAAATAAGTTGTATTGCCTACTTATAA
- a CDS encoding tetratricopeptide repeat protein, whose protein sequence is MKKLLSNLIPVLLFFGILSGCETTDPVIDEAQLNIYTQNYDSAHASLDRFIEQNPNNGIGYYYKALAYSQQAANIQPPSDRKPYYRDFRESIVKSRDLFEDVEEKPDEAAEVDNLILNAWGREHNASLEYATNDSVMASMEEPLKVAVAHLENAIIVNPDSTLSYDVLSQIHYMDGNFEAAAEVLAESMELKNPPPAEDYDRIAAFYAQTGKNEKAIDMLQEGLELYPDSVSLTQKLADNYMNVGERGRAIEVLEELIASDPDNPQYHLVLGTIILTETEGFTQRISEIYDEIYDLRSELRNASGSKANDLENQIETLEEEIDERLAQTNELNDLAEKELLRTLELRPDDETAYNALGVLYQNRAAVLFGQRNYTDDIDLADQYDAEAKALLQKAMENYEKTVELNPENKGAWQSLANIYITLDMQDKYEEAIEKAGN, encoded by the coding sequence ATGAAAAAGCTACTTAGTAATTTAATTCCCGTGCTCCTTTTCTTTGGGATACTTTCAGGGTGCGAAACTACTGACCCTGTTATTGATGAAGCCCAACTGAATATATATACTCAAAACTATGATAGCGCGCATGCCAGCCTTGATCGGTTTATCGAGCAGAACCCTAATAATGGCATCGGCTACTATTATAAAGCATTAGCTTACTCTCAGCAAGCTGCTAATATTCAGCCTCCAAGCGACAGAAAGCCCTATTACAGAGATTTCAGAGAGTCCATAGTTAAATCAAGAGATCTTTTTGAAGATGTTGAAGAGAAACCTGATGAAGCTGCAGAAGTTGATAATTTGATTCTAAATGCCTGGGGAAGGGAACATAATGCTTCTCTGGAATATGCAACCAATGACAGCGTAATGGCTTCCATGGAGGAACCGTTGAAAGTTGCGGTAGCTCACCTGGAAAATGCTATTATCGTAAATCCGGATAGTACACTTTCTTATGATGTGCTGTCTCAAATCCACTATATGGATGGCAATTTTGAAGCAGCTGCTGAGGTTTTAGCAGAGTCGATGGAGCTTAAAAACCCTCCCCCCGCTGAGGATTATGACCGTATTGCCGCTTTTTATGCTCAGACCGGTAAGAATGAAAAAGCCATTGATATGCTTCAAGAAGGATTGGAACTCTATCCTGACAGCGTAAGTCTTACCCAAAAGCTTGCTGACAATTATATGAACGTCGGAGAAAGAGGGCGCGCAATCGAAGTACTTGAAGAATTAATAGCCTCCGATCCCGACAACCCACAGTACCACCTTGTGTTAGGGACTATTATTCTAACTGAAACAGAAGGTTTTACTCAAAGAATCTCAGAAATATATGATGAGATTTATGATCTCAGAAGTGAGTTAAGAAATGCCAGCGGTAGCAAAGCAAATGATTTGGAAAACCAGATTGAAACTTTGGAAGAAGAAATTGACGAACGTTTGGCTCAAACCAATGAACTCAATGATCTTGCTGAAAAAGAACTGCTCAGGACTTTAGAATTAAGACCTGATGATGAAACTGCTTATAATGCATTGGGCGTTTTATATCAGAACCGTGCCGCCGTACTTTTTGGTCAACGTAACTATACTGATGACATTGACTTAGCTGATCAATACGATGCGGAAGCCAAAGCATTGCTTCAAAAAGCTATGGAAAACTATGAAAAAACAGTTGAACTCAATCCGGAAAACAAAGGTGCATGGCAGAGTCTGGCTAATATCTATATTACCCTCGACATGCAGGATAAGTACGAAGAAGCGATTGAAAAAGCAGGCAACTAA
- a CDS encoding tetratricopeptide repeat protein, producing the protein MNVSTFTRLAGLLLVAGFFYSCGSSGANLDELIANNNYQKALTEIDSRLDENPSQPALYIQRGEINAELARETDPELRAEFYTKTADDFNSAIEYDASESQLSTIDSLRQQYWKDEHNAGLRISENEAVSERYQRSEIHFQNALILRPDAVSSYRNLSVAQFNLGEIDEAITSLETALDYADEPSAELYENLGYLYLEKGNPAEAAQYYELANTNMEDDLNLAFGLINAYISNGNSAEAANMLETLVDENPQNANLRNVYGTQLYEITSDILEELKTAYSDNNSELTEDLRAEAEEMGQEAEEHLIEAFKRDTSNTKYLESLAVFYNNLASQYLALTKVSFENDRTALRQKAYTLIDFAIEYYEKLIDIDPNNDEYGDKLEVLKKLKERQTVSANN; encoded by the coding sequence ATGAATGTATCAACCTTTACCCGGCTTGCAGGCTTACTACTTGTAGCCGGGTTTTTTTATTCTTGCGGTTCATCCGGGGCTAACCTTGATGAATTAATTGCAAACAATAATTATCAAAAAGCACTTACCGAAATAGACAGCCGGCTGGATGAGAATCCTTCACAACCTGCACTCTATATCCAACGCGGTGAGATAAATGCGGAATTGGCAAGAGAAACCGACCCTGAGCTAAGGGCGGAATTCTATACAAAAACAGCTGACGATTTTAACTCAGCCATAGAATATGATGCCAGTGAATCACAACTTTCAACCATCGACAGCCTGCGCCAGCAGTATTGGAAAGATGAGCATAACGCGGGACTGCGAATTTCAGAAAATGAAGCCGTGTCTGAAAGATACCAACGGTCTGAAATACATTTCCAAAATGCTCTAATTCTCAGGCCGGATGCCGTAAGCTCATATCGAAACCTTTCGGTTGCCCAGTTTAACCTTGGGGAAATTGATGAAGCCATCACGAGCCTGGAAACCGCCCTTGATTATGCTGATGAACCCTCAGCTGAACTCTACGAAAACCTTGGCTATTTATATCTTGAAAAAGGAAATCCTGCCGAAGCCGCACAATACTATGAGTTGGCTAATACAAATATGGAAGATGACCTGAATTTAGCTTTTGGGCTCATTAACGCATACATCTCAAATGGCAACAGCGCTGAGGCAGCAAACATGCTGGAAACACTTGTGGATGAAAACCCGCAAAATGCGAACCTGAGAAATGTTTACGGAACCCAGCTCTATGAGATTACATCCGATATATTGGAAGAGCTCAAAACGGCTTATTCCGATAACAACTCAGAATTGACCGAAGATTTACGTGCTGAAGCTGAAGAGATGGGGCAAGAAGCTGAAGAACATCTAATTGAGGCTTTTAAAAGAGATACATCAAATACAAAATACCTGGAAAGTTTAGCTGTTTTTTATAACAACCTGGCATCTCAATATCTTGCTTTAACAAAGGTATCATTCGAAAATGACCGGACTGCTCTTCGACAAAAAGCTTATACGCTAATCGATTTTGCCATTGAGTATTATGAGAAATTGATTGACATCGATCCCAATAACGATGAATATGGAGATAAACTCGAGGTACTGAAGAAATTAAAAGAACGTCAAACCGTCTCTGCGAATAATTAA